The DNA sequence TCGGGAGTCTTTACGCCAAAGCCCACCGCAAGTGGCAAATTGGCAAGGCTATGAAAATGTTCAACACGTTGGCGTAAGTCGTTGATATTTGCAGAGTTTTGTCCGGTAATGCCTGCCACCGCAATATAATAGGCAAAGCCGCGCGCGCCGTTGAGCATGGTTTTGAAGCGTTCATCGCCTGTGGTCGGGGCTACCAATCGGATAAGTGCTAGGCTATGTTCATCCGCTGCATATTGCAGTTCGCCTATTTCTTCGAGAGGTAAGTCAACGATAATTACGCCGTCTACCCCTGATTCCACGGCATTTGCTGCAAAACGCTCGCAGCCATAATGAAAAATGGGGTTATAGTACCCCATTAAAATTATTGGCGTATCAGCATTATTTTTGCGAAAATCTTTCACCATATTCAAAACGCCTTGTAGGCTTGC is a window from the Alphaproteobacteria bacterium genome containing:
- the trpA gene encoding tryptophan synthase subunit alpha, with amino-acid sequence MTQRLDKRFADLKTQGRAALVTFNMAYDPNLETCTAFLHALPDAGADIIELGIPFSDPVADGPIIQEAGLRALRAGASLQGVLNMVKDFRKNNADTPIILMGYYNPIFHYGCERFAANAVESGVDGVIIVDLPLEEIGELQYAADEHSLALIRLVAPTTGDERFKTMLNGARGFAYYIAVAGITGQNSANINDLRQRVEHFHSLANLPLAVGFGVKTP